The region CATGGCGGCGCGCTGTTGACAGTGTTTGTGTGACAGAGATACAATCACGCAGATTTTAATCGTACATTTAATCATATCTAGCTGCGTCGAAAAAATATTCGTCTATATTTTTATAGACGTATAATGGCTCTCAGAGTGTGCAGGCGTTTTTTCAGGGACTGGGCTGTCCTCTCCAGAGGACTCGTCGTATCTGATCAAAAGGAACCTGCGCAATGGCTCCTCAACACAGGTTAGCTCTCCAAAGTTTGATGGTCATTCGTAAGATTTTCAACGCGAGTCAGTATTTACTTTAAAGTTGAACTCAAACTTAATCTAGACTTCCAAACTGCACCTTGGCCTAACCCAAATAcaacgtatacacacacacacgcacgcacacacagagagagaaaataaaagtaccggtaactcGTGAAACGCAATTTGAGCAGAGTTCAGCGATGGTGTATCCTCTAATCAGCTTCACAGGTGTCTACAAACTTGTATTTCTATTTGAGGGGTGATAAATAGTCACTGTACTGTTTGTTGGGATTGTGTGTTCCACACTAAACGTGGACATGAGAAAGCAAAGTAAAGAGTTGTCTCAGGATACGTATGTCCGCTACTTGCCAGTGCAGTAAAGAAACTGCTGGTGTCTTTGCAGGAAATGCTTCATGCTGCTGCAGAAAGATCAACTGTTTTACCTTCAATCCAGCCTGTTCTTTTACATCGGATGCATTTGTGAGCAGTCTGCTGAAAGGCAGCATTGCGGAGGCAGAAAACAGGCATTATCGCCTTCCCAACTCTGTTCCTCCAGGCACCGGTAATTTGATAAATGTGTCCAAGATGAACATGCTATCCTTCAGGGCTAGTGTGGCTGTCATCAAATGTATTTAATCATACATGTCTTTGTGTTTTCATGATAGGTGAACAAATGGCATTACTGCTGAAACATCCTGATCAACCTGAACATTCAAAAGTTTTGAAAGTGGCAATAATTGGTTCTCCGAATGCCGGGAAGTCCACTTTGTCCAACCAGCTTCTTGGCAGAAAGGTCACTTTTAACTTGTAATTCTGTCTTTTAGGCCTAAATTGGCATACGCACATCCCCAAAAGGTTCAAAATGTTCTGTTGTCGTACCAAGACCGACATGAGAGAGACACAATGGCAACTGTACTTTTTAATCTATAAATATCTTGTTACATTGAAGGTGTTTGCTGTCTCCACGAAAGTACACACGACCCGGAAACGAGCCCTGGGAGTCCTAACAGAGGATGATACACAGATTGTAAGACGTTGCATCTCTCCCTATACATTACATTAATTGAAGCTCACTGCTGAATCCGACggttttattttagattttattgGACACACCAGGCCTCACCACACCATCGAAAGTCAAAAGGTACCTCTGTCATATTTTCTCACTGTGTGTGAAATCTTACTAACGTGCACATTGACAGACATCAGCTTGAGAAGTCTCTGCTTTTGGATCCCTGGAGGACGGTGACAGAGGCCGACCTCAGTAGggcagcatttatttttttgtaattggcattttttttgttaaatataaTGGATAGATATCAAGGTTTAACAAACGTACCTGTCTGTTCACAGTTGTGGTCATGGTTGATGTGTCGGACAGATGGATGTGCAGAAGGCTCGACTTTGAAGTGCTCAAATGTCTGGCACGCCATCCGTCCATCCCAGCGGTACTTGTCCTCAACAAGGTATTGGTCAGGGGgctttc is a window of Hippocampus zosterae strain Florida chromosome 16, ASM2543408v3, whole genome shotgun sequence DNA encoding:
- the eral1 gene encoding GTPase Era, mitochondrial, coding for MALRVCRRFFRDWAVLSRGLVVSDQKEPAQWLLNTGNASCCCRKINCFTFNPACSFTSDAFVSSLLKGSIAEAENRHYRLPNSVPPGTGEQMALLLKHPDQPEHSKVLKVAIIGSPNAGKSTLSNQLLGRKVFAVSTKVHTTRKRALGVLTEDDTQIILLDTPGLTTPSKVKRHQLEKSLLLDPWRTVTEADLIVVMVDVSDRWMCRRLDFEVLKCLARHPSIPAVLVLNKVDEVKIKDKLLDITAELTCGVVNGQKLRIRPVIKPSLAGRRDREEPQDQDAAEPGDIADGDEYALSKEQLKTLMNQKGWPHFKDVFMLSSLDKEDVGTLKHYLMSAAKSGTWQYHSEVLTDQSPEEMCINIIREKFLENLPQEVPYSLTQSIEFWDTDEKGQLNILVKIHTKKETHMRMVIGTSGQMIARIAQETSEQLTSIFLRQVKLRLSVKMLK